In Rosa chinensis cultivar Old Blush chromosome 1, RchiOBHm-V2, whole genome shotgun sequence, a genomic segment contains:
- the LOC112170998 gene encoding uncharacterized protein LOC112170998, which produces MASSSSVSLRRCFCAYSPERELRIDPVEMERSGRGGADFQELLRRSSGGPISFLSFTRLLFGSNGHRSRTVDLGDCQENNSLVKQFGWSQAGVRQSVSTRSLTTSTTSTPKSIPVWQTRRLLSIQAAGKDQSVVLATTKTRKQNKPTSLVHKYVMRKDFCLTAKAVTNQVPNTPFTVLWNEMNNNNNDVCDVFSFLM; this is translated from the exons aTGGCGTCTAGTAGCTCGGTCTCCCTACGTCGTTGTTTCTGCGCTTATTCGCCGGAGCGGGAACTTCGAATCGACCCTGTAGAGATGGAGAGATCTGGTAGAGGCGGTGCCGATTTTCAGGAATTGCTTCGGAGATCCTCAGGAGGTCCGATTTCGTTCTTGAGCTTTACGAGA CTTTTGTTTGGTTCTAATGGCCACCGTTCTAGGACAGTTGATCTGGGAGATTGTCAAGAAAACAACTCCTTGGTCAAGCAGTTCGGCTGGAGCCAAGCCGGCGTCCGTCAGTCCGTTTCAACAAGGAGCCTAACAACCTCTACAACCTCCACTCCTAAAAGCATTCCG GTTTGGCAAACAAGAAGACTGTTGAGTATTCAGGCTGCAGGCAAAGACCAGTCTGTGGTGCTCGCCACCACCAAGACCAGGAAGCAGAACAAGCCAACCAGTTTGGTTCACAAGTATGTGATGAGGAAGGATTTTTGTCTCACGGCCAAGGCTGTCACCAACCAGGTACCGAATACTCCATTCACTGTTCTGTGGAATGAAatgaataataataacaatgatgtatgtgatGTGTTTAGTTTTTTAATGTAA